From the Streptomyces sp. Sge12 genome, the window ACCAGTCCTCCCAGTGGGTGCGGTGGTCGACGATGTGCTGGCGGACCTCCCAGTCGAAGATCTCCGCGCCGCCGCCCGTGAGCGACTCCAGGCCGGCCTCGATCAGCTCGTCGAGGATGTCGGAGGCCGACATGCCCGAGATCGTCTCGAAGTGGTGGATCTCGGTCGCCGTGAACGCCTTCAGCGAGACGTTCGGCAGCGCCTTCTTCAGCTCGGAGAGCGAGCGCGGGTAGTAGCGCCACGGCAGGTTCGGGTGCAGGCCGTTGACGATGTGCAGCTCGGTGAGGTTGTCGTTCTCCATGGCCTTCGCCAGGCGCACGGCCTCCTCGATGCGCATCGTGTACGCGTCCTTCTCGCCCGGCTTGCGCTGGAACGAGCAGTACGCGCACGAGGCGGTGCACACGTTGGTCATGTTCAGGTGCCGGTTGACGTTGAAGTGGACGACGTCACCGTTCTTGCGCGTGCGCACCTCGTGGGCGAGGCCACCGAGCCAGGCCAGGTCGTCCGACTCGTAGAGGGCGATGCCGTCCTCACGGGTCAGCCGCTCGCCGGAGCGGACCTTCTCCTCCAGCTCACGCTTGAGCCCAGCGTCCATGTACCGGTCGCCTCCCTTAGATGCCTCTGCCTGTCCTGCGAACCCTGACCAACCGTACTCTCAGGCTTCCTCGGGCAGTTCCCCGACCCGGTTCTCCCACTTCGTGGAGAGCACGATGGTGGTGCGGGTGCGCGAGACGCCCTTGGTGCCGGAAAGCCTGCGGATGATCTTCTCCAGGCCGTCCACGTCGTTGGCGCGCACCTTCAGCATGAAGGAGTCGTCGCCCGCGATGAACCAGCAGTCCTCGATCTCGGCGAGGTCGCGCAGCCGCCGGGCCACGTCCTCGTGGTCCGCGGCATCGGACATGGAGAGTCCGATCAGCGCCGTGACGCCGAGGCCGAGCGACCGCGAGTCCACCGTCGCGCGGTAGCCGGTGATGACGCCGGCCGTCTCCAGTCGATTGATGCGGTCGGTGACGCTGGGGCCGGAGAGGCCCACGAGACGGCCCAGCTCCGCGTACGAGGCACGACCGTTTTCCCGGAGTGCCTGGATGAGCTGCCTGTCCACCGTGTCCATTTACGTGGAGCCTTCCATTATTCGGCGATCCTGCAAGTCTAGGTATAGAATCTAAGGCACACAGGGTCAACACCCTGTGAAATCTTTCAGCAGATCAATGACGATCTTCAGGAGTGGTTCACCGTGTTCACGATCGAGATGGCCTACGCCCACATGCGGGGGCTCCAGGAGCTGGCCAACCGATCCCGTGCCCACCAGCCCGCCGCGGCCCACCGCGTCGACAAGGCCCGCAAGCCGCTGGGCCGCAAGAAGAAGGCCTAGTCACCGCCACCTGCCCCCCGGGCAGTACGGGAGCCTCCCAGCTCCCCCTCCCAGCGGCGGTACAGCCGGTGCGGCACCCCTGCCGCGTCCAGCACCCGCCCCGCGACGAAGTCCACCAGATCCTGGATGTGCGTCGCACCCGTATAGAACGCCGGAGAGGCGGGCAGCACGACCGCGCCCGCCTCGTCCAGCGCCACCAGGTGCCGCAGCGTCTGTCCGTTCAGCGGGGTCTCCCGCACCGCGACCACCAGCCGGCGCCGCTCCTTGAGCGTCACGCTCGCCACGCGCTGGAGCAGGTCCTTCGACAGCCCCAGCGCCACGCCCGCCACACAGGCCGTGGACGCGGGGACGATGAGCATCCCCTTGACCGGATACGAGCCCGAACTCGGGCCCGCCGCCAGGTCCCCCGCGCCCCAGTACCGGACGTCGTCCAGTTCCGGCCGTGCGAAGGTCTCCGGCTTCCCGTCGGCTCCCCGCGCCAGCCACTCCCCCAGGTCGTCGCGCCAGTGCGCGTCCCGGAAGGCGATCCCGGTCTCGTCCAGCAGGGTGAGGCGCGAGGCGCGGCTCACCACCAGGTCGACACTCTCCCCCGCGGCCAGCAGCCCGCGGAGCACCGCCGCCGCGTACGGCGTCCCGGACGCCCCGGAAACCCCGACCACCCACGGGGTGCGCTTGCGCTCAGTCATACCTCCGAGACTATCCGGCCACCACCGATGGGCACTCAGTAAGGTGTCCGCACGTTCCCGTGACGGGACACGGTGAGGGGACGAGGATGAGCACGACGGTGGATCCGGGCTGGACGCAGCTCGACCGGGCCAAGGCGGCCGGGAAGCTGATGGCCGGCTGGGTGGCCCTGCTGTGGCTGGTCGAGCTGCTGGACCTGGCCACCGGCCATGCGCTGGACGGGTACGGGATCATCGCCCGCGAGCCGGACGGCCTGACCGGGATACCCCTCGCGCCCTTCCTCCACTTCGGGTTCGACCATGTGGCGTCCAACAGCGTCCCGCTGCTCGCCCTCGGCTTCGTCGCGGCCCTCAGCGGCATCCGCCGGTTCCTGCTCGTGTGCGCCGCCGTCGTGGTGGTGGACGGACTCGGCGTCTGGCTGGTCTCCCCGTCGAACAGCATCACGGCCGGCGCCTCGGGCCTGGTCTTCGGCCTCTTCGGCTACCTGCTGGTCCGCGGATTCGTGGAACGGCGGCCGCTGGGCGTCGTGGTGGGCGTGGTCATCGCCGCCCTCTGGGGCAGCTCCATCCTCCTCGGCATCCTGCCGAACGACTCGGGGGTCAGCTGGCAGGGCCACCTCTTCGGCCTGCTCGCGGGCGCGGCCATGGCCTTCGCCCTCCCGAGGCGCGAGCCCGCGCCCAGCTGACGGGCGCTCTCCGAGCCGGTCACGCCGGCCGCCCTGTCACATCGGCCTCCCCGTCCATGCACTCGACGGCAGGCCGCACGGCAGTCAGACGGTCAGACCCCGCGTCACGAGATCCAGCAGGGCGCACACGAACAGGGCGATCCCGATGAAGCCGTTGACCGTGAAGAAGGCCCGGTTCAGGCGGGACAGGTCGTGGGGCTTGACGATGGTGTGCTCGTAGAGGAAGGCGGCGACGACGACCGCCAGGCCGACCCAGAACAGCACGCCCGCGTCCGTGGCCAGCGCGTACCAGGCCAGCAGGGCCGTGGTCACCACGTGCGCGCCGCGCGCGCCCCAGAGGGCGGCCGGGACGCCGAAGCGGGCCGGGACGGACTTGACGCCGTCCGCGCGGTCGGCGGCCACGTCCTGGCAGGCGAAGATCAGGTCGAAGCCGCCGATCCACACGCCCACCGCGAGGCCGAGGACGACCGCGTCCCAGGACCACTCGCCGGTGACCGCGAGCCAGGCGCCGACCGGGCCCATCGCCTGGGCCAGGCCCAGGATGGCGTGCGGGAAGTTCGTGAACCGCTTGCCGTACGGGTAGACCACCATCGGGATCACGGCGACCGGCGCGAGCGCCAGGCACAGCGGGTTCAGCAGCGCCGCCGAGCCGAGGAAGACGAGGAGCGCGATCCCGGCGCCGGTCCAGGCCGCGCGGACCGACACCGCGCCGGTGACCAGCTCGCGGCCGGCCGTGCGCGGGTTCCTGGCGTCGATCTCGCGGTCGATGATCCGGTTGGCGGCCATCGCGAAGGTCCGCAGCCCCACCATGCAGATGGTGACGAGCAGCAGGACGCCCCAGTGGACGTGCCCGTCGAGCCGGAACATGGCGGTGAACGCCGCGATGTAGGCGAAGGGCAGCGCGAAGACCGAGTGCTCGATCAGCACGAGTCTCAGGAAGGCCCGGACCTTGCCACCGGCCTCCGGCGCGGGGCCGGGGCCGAGGACGTCCTCGGCGGTGGTCATCATGCGAGGCTCCTGCGGAAGCCTTCGACCTCGTCGCGCAGCTCGGCGACGGGGAGCGTGCCGAGCTCGAGGTCGAGCGGTCCGCCCTCCGCACCGGCCGGCGGCACCACCCGGGCGGCCAGGGCGCTGCGGCCCTCGCCGGCGCCCGTGACGGTGAGGACGAGGACGCCGTCGGCGAGCTCCAGCTCGCAGTCGCCGGTACCGGACAGCGCGATCAGCAGCTCGTCCGCGAAGACCGCGGCGTCGCCGTCGGCCAGCTCGGGCAGCTCGAAGGAGCGCCCCTCGCCGTCCGTGCGGTCGGCCATCACCTGCCAGACGCCGGACTCGCCGGCGAACTCCTCGGGGGTGACCCCGGCCCGCTCGGCCGCGAGGCGCAGCCCCTGGTCGTTCACGTCGAGTTCGGGGCGCAGCAGGGCGACGCACGGCGTGCCCTCGCCGAGGAACAGGGCGGGTCCGCCCACCACGATCGGGCTCACAGTCCGTACTCCTTCCAGCGGCGGTCCACCAGGGCCGCGGTGGCCGGGTCGGACTCGACCATGTCGGGCCAGCCGCCGTCGCGGGTGTAGCCCTCCTCGGGCAGCTTCTTCGTCGCGTCGATGCCGGCCTTGCCGCCCCAGAACTGCTGGTACGAGGCGTGGTCCAGGTGGTCCACCGGCCCCTCGACGACGGTGAGGTCGCGGGAGTAGTCGGTGTTGCCGAGCGCCCGCCAGGAGACCTCGTGCAGGTCGTGGACGTCGCAGTCCTTGTCGACCACGATGATCAGCTTGGTCAGCGACATCATGTGCGCGCCCCAGATGGCGTGCATGACCTTCTGCGCGTGCTTGGGGTACTTCTTGTCGATCGAGACGATCGCGCAGTTGTGGAAGCCGCCCGACTCGGGGAGGTGGTAGTCCACGATGTCCGGCACGATGATCTTGAGCAGGGGCAGGAAGAAACGCTCCGTCGCGCGGCCGAGCGGGCCGTCCTCGGTCGGCGGCCGGCCGACCACGATCGACTGGATGAGCGGACGCCTGCGCATCGTCACGCAGTCGATCTTCAGGGCCGGGAAGGGCTCCTGCGGGGTGTAGAAGCCGGTGTGGTCGCCGAACGGCCCCTCGGGGAGCATCTCGCCGGGCTCCAGCCAGCCCTCGATCACGACCTCCGCGTTGGCCGGGACCTGGAGCGGGACCGTCTTGCAGTCGACCATCTCGATCCGCTTGCCCGCGACGAACCCGGCGAAGAGGTACTCGTCGATGTCGCCCGGCAGCGGCGCGGTGGACGCGTACGTCACCGCGGGCGGGCAGCCGAAGGCGATCGCGACCGGCAGCCGCTCGCCCTTCGCCGCGGCGACGGCGTAGTGGTTGCGGCTGTCCTTGTGGATCTGCCAGTGCATGCCGATGGTGCGCTTGTCGTGGCGCTGGAGCCGGTAGAGGCCGAGGTTGCGCACGCCCGTCTCGGGGTGCTTGGTGTGGGTCAGGCCGAGGTTGAAGAAGGACCCGCCGTCCTTGGGCCAGGTGAAGAGGGCCGGCAGCCGGTCCAGGTCCACGTCGTCGCCGGTGAGGACGACCTCCTGGACGGGGGCCTCGCCCTTGATCTTCTTCGGCGGCACGTGGACCATCGAGCCGAGCTTGCCGAAGGCCTCGCGGACCCCGATGAAGCCCTGCGGGAGCTCCGGCTTCAGCAGGCCGCCGATCTTCTCGCTGATCTCGCCGTACGACTTGAGGCCGAGGGCCTTCAGGAGGCGGCGGTCGGTACCGAAGACGTTCATGGCCAGCGGCATCGCGGAGCCCTTGACGTTCTCGAAGAGGAGCGCCGGACCCCCCGCCTTGTTCACTCTGTCGACGATCTCCCCGACCTCCAGGTACGGGTCGACTTCGGCCTTGATGCGCTTGAGGTCGCCCTCCCGCTCCAGAGCCCGGAGCAGCGAGCGGAGATCGTCGTAAGCCATAGGGGTCAGTATCCGTCACCAACTACCCTGGGGACGTCACCGGGGCCCCACGCGGGCCCACCGTCACTGACTGGGAGTCGGTCCCACACCGTGCTGCGCTATCTGCCGTTCCTGCTGATCCTCGCGCTGACCATCTACGCCTTCATCGATTGCCTGAACACCCCGGAGGAGGAGGTCAAGCACCTCCCCAAGGTGGTCTGGGTGATCATCATCCTGCTCTTCTCCATCGTGGGGCCGGTGGTGTGGTTGTTCGCGGGCAGGCAGCGGGCGGCATCGGGCGGTGGCCGGGCGCGCCGGACGCAGTGGGTGGCGCCCGACGACAACCCGGAGTTCCTGAAGTCGCTGCGCGAGGAGCAGGAGAAGAAGGACCGGGACGACAAGGACTGAGCCGGGCCGGCCCGCCCGCCCTCCCCGCCCCGCCCCGCGCGTGCGCCTACCGGGCCCACGGCAGGACGCGGGTGCCCTCCTCCCCCGGGACCGACACCACTGCGTCGGCGCGCATCACGACGTAGGCCTCGAAGGTCTCGTCGGCGCGGATCCGGCGCAGCACGTCCGGGGGCAGGACCAGGGTCCGGCCGGCGGTGACCTTCTCGGTGCGGCCCTCGCAGGTGACCTCCAGGGAACCGGCGGTCAGGGTCCACACCTGCTCGCGGCTGACGGAGTGCTCGGGGCCGGTGCTGCCGGCGGGCATGACCACGTGCCAGCTGCTGAGCTCGGCGCTGCCGCGGCTGGGGGCGGCGAAGCCGGTCATGGTGGCGTTGGGGGTGGTGACGACGTTCTCGGGCGAAGCGCTGATCACGTGCACGGCGGGGCCTCGTTTTCTCTTGACGAGTAAGTAAAGCTTCTTTACTTGATGTGAGTAAAGCAGCTTGACTCTCCCGTGTCACCATATTTGCGTGACGAGAGACGAGAACGAGGGCGTCGAGCTGCTGTTCCTGCTCGGCCTGGGCTTCCAGATGCTGCTGGGCGAGTTCACCGCCCGCGTCGCCGAGGCCGGATACCCGGACCTGCGCCCGGTGCACGGCATGGCCTTCCAGGCCATCGGGAGCTCCGGCGCCACCGCCACCGAGCTCGCCGAGCGGCTCGGGGTGACCAAGCAGGCCGCCGGACAGATCGTCGACGACCTGGAGAAGCGCGGCTACGTCCGGCGCGAGCCGCACCCCGAGGGCGGCCGCCGCAAGCTGGTGGTCCTCACCCCGGCGGCCCGGGACCACCTCGCGGTCGCGGGCCGGATCCTGCACGGGCTGGAGGCCGAACTCGGCCGCGAAACCGACCTGACCGCCCTGCGCCGGGGACTCGGGCAGGTCGTGCGCACCTTCCACGGGGAGGGGCCGCTACCGCCCCTGCGCCCGGTCTGGTGAAGGGCCGCAGGGCGCGCGGAGACGTCGCCTAGGCCCGGGCGAGGGAGGCGTAGGCCTCGCGCAGCGCCGCCCAGCGGGTGTCCGTCCAGGCGGCCCAGTCCGTCGGCCGCCCGGCCAGCGCGGAGTCCAGCAGCTCGAAGTGCTCGTGCCAGCCCGCCAGGCAGTCCAGGCGCACGGCCTCCGGCCCGCCGCGCTCGTTCACGAACCGGATCACCGTCGAATCGGTGCCGACCGGCTCCAGGTGGAAGCGGATCCGCCCGTGCTCGGTGACCGTGTACTCGGCGACCCGTTCCACGTCCCAGGCGGTGACCTGCCCGGTCGCGACGGTCGCGCTGTTCAGCCAGCGCAGCGTGACCGCCCCGCCGAGCCTGCGCTCCAGGACGTCCGCGGCCGCCAGCCAGCCGCGCAGCCCGTCCGGAGTGGTCAGGGCCGTCCACAGGGCCTCGTAGGCGTGCGGCAGGTGCAGTTCGAAGCGGAGCAGCCAGTTGTTCTCGTCCAGGCGCTCGCTGGTGGCATGACTCACGAGGGACATGCCACCAGCGTCCCACTCCCGCCGGTCAGACGCCCGCGTACGAGTGCTTGCCGCTGAGCAGGATGTTCACGCCGTAGTAGTTCCAGATCCAGCAGGCGAAGGCGAAGAGCGCGAGGTACGCGGCCTTGCGGCCCTTCCAGCCGGCGGTGGCGCGGGCGTGCAGGTAGCAGGCGTAGGCCACCCAGGTCACGAAGGACCAGACCTCCTTGGGGTCCCAGCCCCAGTAGCGGCCCCAGGCGTCGCCGGCCCAGATCGCGCCCGCGATGATCGTGAAGGTCCACAGCGGGAAGACGGCCGCGTTGATGCGGTACGAGAACTTGTCGAGCGAGGCCGCCGAGGGCAGCCGCTCCAGCACCGAGGTGCGGAACTTCCCGGGGGTGCGGCCCGCCTCCAGCTGGCTCTCGTAGGAGTCCCGGAAGAGGTAGAGGACCGCGCCCGCGGCACCGATGTAGAAGACGGCGCCGCAGAAGATCGCGGTGGAGACGTGGATCCACAGCCAGTACGAGTGCAGGGCCGGGACCAGCTGGTCGCTGTCGGTGTAGAGCCAGGTGACGGCGATGCCGAGGTCCAGCAGGACCGTGGTGACCAGGATCAGGCCGAGCCAGCGGATGTTCTTCTTCAGGGCGAGGAGCACCAGGTACGCGCCGACGGCCACCGTGGAGAAGGTGATCGAGAACTCGTACATGTTGCCCCAGGGGGCCCGCTGCACCGACAGGGCGCGGGCCACGACGCCGGCCGCCTCGACGAGGAAGGCGAGCGCGGTCAGCGAGACCGCGATCCGCCCGTACAGGTCTCCCTGCACGGTGCCGCCGGCGGCACCGGGGCCGTCGGGTACGTCGCGGGTGCCCGTGGTGGAGCGGGTGGTGACCTTGGGCTCGTCGAGGACGGCGGTGGCGCCCGCCTTGCCGCGGACCTGGACGGCGGGGGCGGCGGACCGGGCCGACCCGGCCTCCTTGGCGGCGGTCAGCGCGGCGGCCGTACGGGCCACCTTGCTGCGGCTGCCGAAGGTCCACTCGGCGATGTGCGCGAAGAAGGCGAGCGTGTAGACCGCCATCGACGAATAGATCAGGTAGTTGCTGATCTCAGCCAGGTTCTCGTTGGCTGCGGCTGCGAGCGGCGTCATCCGCGCTCTCCTTCAGGGGTTTCTTCAACAAGTGTTTCGGCACATGCGGGAGACGCACTCGGGGCCTGCCGGTGCAGCGCGGCGGCGAGCTCCGCCAGCTCCTGCGGGAGCCGGGTGGACTCGCTGCGGCCCAGACCCGCCATCTCGACGACGGTCACGCCGTCCTCTCCGGTCACGGCGCGGACCCAGATCCGGCGGCGCTGGATGAACAGCGATCCGGCCAGGCCGGCGATGGCGGCGATCGCGCCCGCGAGGGCGAGGCCGCTGGCGGGCTGGTGGGTGACGGAGAAGGTGGCCCACCGCTCGATGCCCTCGAACTTCACGGTGCCCGCGCCGTTCGGCAGGGTCATCGTGTCGCCGAGCGCCAGTTTCTGCTTGAACTGCTGGCCCGACTCGTCCTTGAACATCTCCATCTTGGAGCTGTCGAGCCGGTAGACGTTCTGCGGCAGACCCGAGTCCACGCCGAGGCTGCCGTGCCAGGCGTTGAGCATGAGCTGCGGGTTCAGCAGGGCGGGGAACTGGGAGAACATCGTGCCCATGCCCTCGCCGGCGAAGCTCGGTACGAAGACGGCACTGAAGCCGAGCTGCTCCTGCTTGCCGTCCTTGTCCTTGTAGCCGTCGGTGACCTTGACGGCTCCGGTGGACGTGAGGTTGGCGTCCTGCGGGAGCACCGGCACGGCGTCCTTGAAGATCACCTTGCCGGTGGGATCGGTCACCGAGACGATCGGCGCGTAGCCGTGCCCGAGCAGGTAGACCTTGGAGCCGTCGACCTCCATGGGCTTGTTGACCTGGATCTCGCGCTTCTGCGGGGTGCCGTGGGCGCCGTCCGTGAAGGTGACGTACGCCTTGAAGTCGCGCGGGGTGCCGCGCTGCGGGCCGGTCATCTCGTACGACGCGTCGAACCGGTCCAGCGTGAAGCTGAAGGGCGGCAGGTCGTCCGGGTCGAAGAGCGCGCCGGACTTGAAGTCGTCGTACTGGGTGAGCGTGTTCGAGAAGCCGCTGCCGCGCAGGACCAGCTTGCCGCCCTCGGACTTGAAGTACTGGCCCCAGGCGAAGGCCACCAGCATCACGATCAGCGCGACGTGGAAGATCAGGTTCCCCGCCTCGCGGAGGTAGCCCTTCTCAGCCGCGACGTGGTCCTTGCCCGGCTCGGTGCGGAAGCGGCTGCCGCGCAGCACGGTCCGCGCGTACGAGAGGACCTCGTCGGGGGTCTTCCCGGTGCGCCAGGTGGTGTGGGCGGGCAGCCGGTCCAGGCGCCGGGGGGCGCCCGGCGGCCGGCCGCGGAGCTGGCCGACGAACTGCCAGGAGCGCGGCACGATGCAGCCAATGAGCGAGATGAACAGCAGCAGGTAGATCGCGGAGAACCACACCGAGCTGTAGACGTCGAAGAGCTGGAGCTTCTCGGCGACGCCCACCCAGGACGGGTGGTCCCGCTTCCACTGGGTGACCTTCATCGCGTCGACGCTGGTCTGGGGGACCAGGGAGCCGGGGATGGCGCCCAGGGACAGCAGGAAGAGCAGGATCAGCGCGACCCGCATGGAGGTGAGCTGCCGCCAGAACCAGCGGGCCCAGCCGATCACGCCGATGCCGACGGCCGGCCCGCTCGGGCCGTCCTCCAGCGGGGCGGTGGAGAGCTGGGCGCCTGCCGCGGCGTCGGTGGGGTCCGCCGCGGCGGACGTGTCGGTGCTCGCTTTGTCTGTCGTACTCATGTCCGTCAGTTCCTCAGATCCCCACCGTGAAGCTTTGGGTCCAGCTCTGCATGTCGGTGACGATGCTGTCCCACAAACCTGTGACGAGCAGCAGGCCGGTGACGATCAGCATGCCGCCGCCGATGCGCATCACCCATGCATAGTGCTTCTTCACCCAGCCGAATGCACCGAGCGCCTTGCGGAAGGCGATCGCGGCGAGGATGAAGGGCACGCCGAGGCCCAGGCAGTAGACGACGGTCAGCAGGGCACCGCGGCCGGCGCTCGCCTGGTCGATGGACAGCGTGTTGACGGCGGCGAGGGTCGGGCCCATGCAGGGGGTCCAGCCGACGCCGAAGAGCACGCCGAGCAGGGGTGCGCCGACCAGACCGGCCGTCGGCTTCCGGTGGAAGCGGAACTCCCGCATCGTCAGACCGGGGATCGCGCCCATGAAGAACAGGCCGAGGACGATCACCAGGCCGCCCAGCACCCTGGAGATGATCGCCTTGTTCTCCTGGAGCTCGGCACCGAAGTAGCCGAAGAGCGCGCCGGTGGATACGAAGACGGCCGTGAAGCCGGCGACGAACAGGCCGGCGCCCGCCAGCATCCGCCCGCGCCGGGCCTCGGCGAGGTCGGCGCCGCTGACGCCGGTCACGTAGGACAGGTAGCCGGGGACCAGCGGCAGCACGCAGGGCGAGAAGAAGGAGACCAGACCGGCGAGGAGGGAGATCGGCAGCGCCAGCAGCAGCGCGCCGTTCAGCACCGTCTCGTTCACACCGGTGGCCTCTGCGGCCAGGACGTACGCGACCACGAGGTCACTGCTCCGCGAGGACGGGGTCGATCATCGAGCGCAGTTTGTCCTCGCCGAGGGGGGCCAGGGTCCGTGCGGCGATCCGGCCCTCGCGGTCCAGGACGAGCGTGGAGGGGATGGCGTTCGGGTTGAGGCTGCCCTTGGGGAAGCGCAGCAGCAGCTTGCCGTCGGGGTCGAAGAGGCTCGGGTAGGTGATACCGAACGTCTCCTCGAAGGACTTCGCGTTCTGCTGGTTGTTGTCGCGGGTGTTGATGCCCACGAAGACGACGTCCTTGCCGGCGTCGGCCAGTTCCTTGGAGACCTTCGCGAAGGCCGGGGCCTCGGCCCGGCACGGCGGGCACCAGGAGCCCCACACGTTGAGGACGACGACCTTGCCCTTGAGGGTGCTGGTGTCGAGGGTCTTCCCGTCCACGGTCTCGCCGTCGAGCTTGGGAGCCTCGGTCCGCTCGCCCTTGGCGGAGGTGGAGACGCCGCTCGCGCCCGTGACGTAGTTCCCGCCGCTGCCGGTCGGCTTGCCGCTGTCCGAACCGCCGCACGCCGTGAGCGTGAGGGCGCCGGTGATGGTCACCGCGGTCAGCAGGAGGGCGCGGCCGCTGGTCCAGCGGCGTCGGGGGGCGCGGCTATGGCTCATGTGAAAAGTTTCGCATGAGCGGCCCGGCGATCTACCGCGCCCCCCGCCCGGATGTCAATGCCCTGGTCAGGGGATGGGCAGCGCGCGTCAGACGGCGTTCAGGTACGCGCTCCAGCCGCCGGCCGGCGGCTGACCCGGGCCCAGGCCCTGGAGCCGGGCGAGCACCTTGGGGTCCTGGACCTCCAGCCAGTCGGCGAACTGCCGGAAGGATACGAGGCGTACGTCCCTTTTGTCCGCCATGCCCTTGAAGGCTTCCTCGACGGCATCCATATAGATCCCGCCGTTCCACTCCTCGAAGTGGTTGCCGATGAACAGGGGCGCGCGGTTGGTCTCGTAGGCCCGCCGGAAGCCGCCGAGGTAGGTGGCCGTGGCCTGGGCGCGCCAGCCCGGGTAGTTGGCGGGCAGCCCCCGCGTGCTGTTCTTCGACTGGTTGGCGAGGATGTTGTAGTCCATCGACAGGACTTCGAAGGAGTGCCCGGGGAAGGGCAGCGACTGCAGCGGCAGGTCCCAGACGCCGGACCGGCGCACCGGCCAGACCTGGAGGCCGCCGGGCGAGCTGGAGTCGTAGCGCCAGCCCAGCCGCTGGGCCGTCGGCAGCAGGCTGTCCCGGCCGAGCAGGCAGGGGGTGCGGGCTCCCTTCAGCTCCTTGCCGTAGTCGAAGGGCAGGGGGTCGAGGTCGGTGAATCCGGTGTTCGTGCGCCAGTTGGTGACGAACGACACAGCCTGGTCGATCTCGCTCTGCCAGTCCTCCGGGGTCCACCTGCCGACGGAACCGGAACCGGCACAGAAGTGGCCGTTGAAGTGGGTCCCTATCTCGTGCCCGTCGAGCCAGGCCTCGCGGACGTACTTCAGGGTGGAGCGGATGTTCTCGTCCTTGAGGTATCCGATGTCCGAGGCCCCGGCGGGGTTGTTCGGCGGCCGGTAGAGGTGCCGCTTCGACTCGGGCAGCAGGTAGACGCCGGAGAGGAAGAAGGTCATGGCCGCGCCGTGGTCCTTGGCGAGCTTGAGGAAGCGCGGGAAGAGACCGTTGCCGATCTCGCCCGCGCCGTCCCAGCTGAAGACGACGAACTGCGGTGGGGTCTCGCCCGGCTGGAGCGGCACGGGCGCGTCCGGCTGGTTCGGCTGCGGGCCGGTGTCGGCGGTGGAACCGTCGCCGATGGGCCTGGACACCGGCTCCTGACCGGGTTTCGGGCCGTTCGGGTGCTCGGCCGATCCGGGAGCGCCGGGACCCGGTCCGCCCGGTGAACCGCAGCCCGCGACACCCATCGCGGCGGCCGCACCGAGTCCCAGTCCCAGCAGCCCCCTCCGGCTGACTCCCCTGATGTCGCGCATGTCACCGTCCCCACTGTCGACCACCCATACCGACCCGATATCCATATAAACGGACAATCAGATCGGACATGCGAGCTGACACGGTGATTCCCGCGCGTCTTGTATTTAGTTGGGGAGAACCGTAACGACCTGTAACAGTCCCTCGATCGGGCGCGGCGGGCCCGGCGGGCCCGGCGGCGGATCAGGCGCCGAACGCCTTGGACTTGCCCTTCACCGGCTTGGCCCCGGCCAGCAGATGGGCCGGGACCAGGTCCCGGGCCGGCTCGCTGTAGCCCACCGAGACGAGCTTGTCGCCCTGGAAGGTGAAGGACGTCATCGAGGCGAGCGTGCACTGCCGGCGCCGCGGGTCGTGCCACAGCCGGCGCTTCTCCGCGAAGCTGCGCACGATCCAGATCGGCAGCTGGTGGCTGACCGCCACCGCCTCGCGGCCGCGGGCCGCGTCGCGCGCCGCCTCCAGCGCGCTCATCATCCGGACCACCTGCTCGACGTACGGCTCGCCCCACGACGGCTTGAACGGGTTCGTCAGGTGCTTCCAGTTGCCGGGCTTGCGCAGCGCGCCGTCACCGACGCCGAAGGTCTTGCCCTCGAAGACGTTCTCCGCCTCCAGCAGCCGGGCGTCGGTCGCCAGGTCCAGGCCGTGCACCTTGGC encodes:
- a CDS encoding histidine phosphatase family protein, yielding MSSSTPPTPATPDLTVVHLVRHGEVHNPDGVLYGRRDGYHLSELGRQMADRVAEHLKGRDIAYVVSSPLERAQETAEPIAKVHGLDLATDARLLEAENVFEGKTFGVGDGALRKPGNWKHLTNPFKPSWGEPYVEQVVRMMSALEAARDAARGREAVAVSHQLPIWIVRSFAEKRRLWHDPRRRQCTLASMTSFTFQGDKLVSVGYSEPARDLVPAHLLAGAKPVKGKSKAFGA